One window of the Plasmodium vivax chromosome 2, whole genome shotgun sequence genome contains the following:
- a CDS encoding hypothetical protein, conserved (encoded by transcript PVX_081785A) has product MVPAQHSAHDTKAVFNSKEEDLFYLFKNPSTAEDHRKRVKIKSLDELIRGFLRDERGIFEKYRPCELDCQNGEGEANEANPAGEANVANPADQPNEANPADKLSENRGAPNPKNLPPIRINNQYNDLLLLSRKDMDSERFHLKKIQKACTKVCNSLKFYKAENHDKHKFRPTNINTDVIKIKHDLEVLQYSNHAVCPGNDAEKTALRMVQEKCKKIVQGLNFNCDSVDVAEVIDLLNVITTPDFDERLDKSKYLKLFLNKYHYVYPYEDIGGLRKIRKYIRTKHLTRGDFYIDHSDISKFYLKTNLEKIIKNEQFINNMLNLHIDNGKFWVQLVHNIWIPLAMEIFNTTRNSFYSYLMNYDNDASVLDQYVYSRANGKFYKFSHYIFTGALFSGVPSIYRLLMRLHAYKYSEVRINMTLQKNSRNIYNDVVISSLNYHIDVIRNLFPFFKEYKHVDMEKIVESFFDSAFFNLIMNSLRKKNIEKVTVSQKYLTFVNSFFLMITEFLYGVSNKNCLEKINENQIKLLDILNEIFYDDMNILIGRDVLLFVADLLCLYKLRSIYIKKKYCEHILHMTKIIKKMYYHKSSLTNESTWKQVYVIAVKIHHFVSCALQRKQTVSDNIMLQELTIVNRYYFNNLKQENSIGEFYFLKNINYGIYCWNAVCNKYLNVHHFENNKNNFEYCPGCYIATYCSERCKLTHLISSHHNVCVYFKTVPSFLKFSNLVDDPAFDKMKYLNIFQHIDTFDRGNDTYQVIY; this is encoded by the exons ATGGTGCCCGCACAACATAGCGCACATGACACCAAAGCGGTTTTTAACTCCAAGGAAGAAGACCTGTTTTACTTATTCAAAAATCCCAGCACAGCAGAGGATCATAGAAAAAGGGTGAAAATTAAATCCTTGGACGAGCTGATCCGCGGGTTTTTGCGCGACGAAAGGGGCATTTTCGAGAAATACAGGCCCTGCGAGTTGGActgtcaaaatggggagggtgAAGCGAACGAGGCCAACCCAGCGGGTGAAGCGAATGTGGCCAACCCAGCGGACCAACCGAATGAGGCCAACCCAGCGGACAAACTGAGCGAAAACCGGGGCGCCCCAAATCCGAAGAACCTGCCCCCCATCCGCATAAACAACCAGTACAACGACCTCCTACTCCTGTCGAGGAAAGACATGGACAGCGAGCGCttccatttgaaaaaaatacaaaaggCGTGCACCAAAGTGTGCAACAGCTTAAAATTCTACAAGGCAGAAAATCATGACAAGCATAAATTTAGGCCCACAAATATAAACACAGacgttataaaaataaaacacgaTTTGGAAGTACTCCAATATAGCAATCATGCAGTTTGCCCGGGTAATGATGCCGAAAAAACGGCCCTACGAATGGTAcaggaaaaatgtaaaaaaattgtgcaggGACTAAATTTTAATTGCGATTCGGTGGATGTAGCAGAAGTTATCGATCTCTTAAACGTCATTACCACTCCAGATTTTGATGAACGGCTAGACAAAAGCAAGTacttgaaattatttttaaataaatatcatTATGTGTATCCTTATGAGGACATTGGTGGGttaagaaaaattagaaaGTACATCAGGACGAAGCATTTGACACGAGGAGATTTTTACATCGACCACAGTGACATTTCgaaattttacttaaaaacgaatttggagaaaattatcaaaaatgagcaattCATAAATAACATGCTAAATCTGCACATAGACAATGGGAAGTTTTGGGTTCAGCTTGTGCACAACATATGGATTCCTCTCGCCATGGAAATTTTCAACACCACGCGTAATTCGTTTTACTCCTACCTCATGAATTACGACAATGATGCGTCGGTGCTGGATCAGTATGTCTACTCGCGCGCGAACGGGAAGTTTTACAAGTTCAGCCACTACATTTTTACGG GCGCCCTGTTCAGCGGAGTCCCCAGCATCTACCGACTGCTCATGCGGCTCCACGCGTACAAGTACAGCGAGGTGCGCATCAACATGACGCTGCAAAAGAACAGCCGCAACATTTACAACGACGTGGTCATATCGAGCCTGAACTACCACATCGACGTGATAAGGaacctcttccccttcttcaaGGAGTACAAACATGTTGATATGGAAAAAATCGTCGAGAGCTTCTTCGACTCGGCCTTTTTCAACCTGATCATGAATTCGttaagaaagaaaaacatcGAAAAGGTGACGGTCAGCCAAAAGTACCTAACTTTTGTCAACTCGTTTTTCCTAATGATAACGGAATTTTTATATGGAGTGTCTAACAAAAACTGcctcgaaaaaataaacgaaaatCAGATCAAACTGCTTGACATACTGAATGAGATTTTCTACGACGACATGAACATCCTCATCGGGAGAGACGTCTTGCTATTCGTCGCCGATCTGTTGTGTCTATACAAACTAAGAtccatttatataaaaaaaaaatattgcgaGCATATTCTACACAtgacaaaaattattaaaaaaatgtattaccATAAAAGCTCTCTAACAAATGAAAGTACATGGAAGCAGGTCTACGTAATAGCCGTCAAAATTCATCACTTCGTTTCATGTGCTCTGCAAAGAAAGCAAACAGTAAGCGATAATATTATGTTGCAAGAACTGACAATCGTCAACAGGTACTACTTTAATAATTTGAAGCAAGAAAATTCCATAggagaattttattttttaaaaaatataaactatGGCATTTACTGCTGGAATGCTGTATGCAATAAATATCTTAATGtgcaccattttgaaaataacaaaaataattttgagtATTGCCCGGGTTGTTACATTGCTACTTACTGCTCAGAAAGGTGTAAGTTAACTCACTTAATTTCCTCGCACCATAATGTCTGCGTTTATTTTAAGACTGTTCCTTCCTTCCTCAAGTTTAGCAACCTGGTAGATGACCCTGCCTTCGACAAAATGAAGTACTTAAATATCTTTCAGCACATTGATACTTTCGACCGGGGGAATGACACCTACCAGGTTATCTACTGA
- a CDS encoding hypothetical protein, conserved (encoded by transcript PVX_081770A) has product MSEQREEESKEKEVVQDVEAKEEGKESGTPLNGDSSDSKKRKEGAEDYRQAVVKKRALPGEDDGAQVSTQASAQADGAVEVRVEEKEEENDEGDEEDEEEEDVDDDDENDDDEEEEDEEEEDVDDDDENDDDEEEEDDEDEEDEDEDDDDENNDEEEDEGDDDDDDDDEGEDERDALEDGADEDPYLLKDATYIQKNELWRNRQRVLIVRSPLKKKNCKSFVENLKLLLPHHKTESKWNKKAKKTDLCDISYSRNCNNIIFFDIKKKRYCLWICKNKTGPSLYFEILDYIPLHSLLFSGNCLLYSRPLLIFSKPFDELEHLKLIKEVFIQVFGTPNYHPLSKPFYDHCYSFVHVNNLIYFRHYQIMPITLADSNNVNKQKLVEIGPKFTLHIIRIFEECFRGRVLYENVKYKNYVSPQQMRMEKNVHKKMENLKKKKKLFKRMKSIRTPIKMDIDF; this is encoded by the coding sequence ATGAGTGAACAGAGAGAAGAGGaaagtaaagaaaaagaagtggTCCAGGATGTTGAAGcgaaggaggaggggaaagaaTCAGGTACGCCACTAAATGGAGACTCAAGTGATTCtaagaaaaggaaggaaggtGCGGAGGATTATAGGCAGGccgtggtgaagaagcgtGCCCTGCCTGGTGAGGATGATGGTGCGCAGGTGAGTACGCAGGCGAGTGCGCAGGCAGATGGTGCCGTCGAGGTGCGAGTggaggagaaagaagaagagaatGATGAGGGGGatgaggaagatgaagaagaagaagacgttgatgatgatgatgaaaatgatgacgatgaggaggaggaagatgaagaagaagaagacgttgatgatgatgatgaaaatgatgacgatgaggaggaggaagatgatgaggatgaggaggatgaagatgaagatgatgatgatgaaaataatgatgaggaggaagacgaaggagatgatgatgatgatgatgatgacgagGGAGAGGACGAACGAGACGCACTCGAGGACGGCGCGGATGAAGACCCCTACTTGCTGAAAGACGCAACGTACATCCAAAAAAACGAGCTCTGGAGAAACCGGCAGAGAGTCCTGATCGTGAGGTCGccgctaaaaaaaaagaactgcAAATCGTTCGTCGAAAATTTAAAGCTGTTGCTGCCGCATCATAAGACGGAAAGCAAGTGGAACaaaaaggccaaaaaaaCTGACCTGTGCGACATAAGCTACAGCAGAAATTGTAATAACATTATCTtttttgatataaaaaaaaaaagatattgtTTGTggatttgtaaaaataaaacagggCCTTCCCTATATTTTGAGATTTTGGATTATATCCCCCTGCACAGTTTACTCTTTTCGGGGAACTGCTTACTTTATTCCAGGccgcttttaatttttagcaAGCCATTTGACGAATTGGAGCACCTGAAATTGATTAAAGAGGTTTTCATTCAAGTGTTCGGGACGCCTAACTACCACCCGCTCAGCAAGCCCTTCTACGATCACTGCTACAGTtttgtacatgtaaataatttgatttattttagGCATTACCAAATTATGCCCATAACTTTAGCAGACTCTAACAATGTTAATAAGCAGAAGTTGGTGGAAATTGGCCCCAAGTTTACTCTACATATTATTCGTATCTTTGAGGAATGTTTCAGAGGGAGGGTTTTgtatgaaaatgtaaagtaCAAGAATTATGTTTCCCCGCAGCAGATGCGGATGGAAAAGAATGTGCAtaagaaaatggaaaatttaaaaaagaagaagaagctgtttAAGAGGATGAAGTCTATCCGGACCCCCATTAAGATGGACATAGACTTTTAG
- a CDS encoding hypothetical protein, conserved (encoded by transcript PVX_081775A) translates to MSLAREKYLKRKRELLGNINIIDNNLGEKKEPTLEERKREGKNEENPYKRKNEQTLRGDREHRAEDEWGSQGRRGPPEGGSSGGYNQISHRKNDRGYHADRLHNADRLYSADRSHHADRSHHTDRSHLGEPTRQGKKEPPLGANQSKPIPTRNKDTPVFSKSNTPDDAQQWNIRPEKLGRDSSNVSQSAHSFRSVNENTSNKDVELMKQREKKGPPPESTTSYEMLTNLSNIEINDSAALLIYACKLLLQMCGKENENKVKMNMSLSSVEMLREIKNRNRKNVKLLKINILNEVLTYMSLNRGGEGGPVGTNVGEPSLEKHKEIKLEEACIDIENVGISIIIKVIHIKNVKNLLMKCLFQQGKGSARGGDGIGVGRGIKKSDWGNVEDKKGARVQIPYGYRPTGGTDGSGSNTYNSLLQENEKKKKKILNQSHAMEYEAKYGEGAQGGNKYSQSDEAKHANNSSGSNKINYLENLLNEPTAKEKKIKQEKINILSIIEAPTVIEEMRIKKFQKKEDSVKIICPHLTKKACQKHNKECNKVHFKKIISEHTDVSLGDCSYLDTCRHIETCKFVHYAVDKDDQVVGTHQECVSEKKVHIFSMTDNTYGPQWIRCDLRNFDLSIFNQYVSVVMADPPWDIHMDLPYGTMTDNEMKLLPVQLIQDEGMIFLWVTGRAMELARECLQIWGYKRVEEILWVKTNHLQRIIRTGRTGHWLNHSKEHCLVGIKGNPVVNRNIDCNVIVSEVRETSRKPDEIYSLIERMCPQNLKIELFGRPHNIRSNWITLGNQLNGVVLHHPQIKERYNKIAAKFSMPLCGE, encoded by the coding sequence atgtcGTTGGCCAGGGAAAAATAtctgaaaaggaaaagagaaCTGCTTGGGAACATAAACATAATTGACAATAACTTaggagaaaagaaggaacCAACTttggaggaaagaaaaagagaagggaaaaatgaagagaatcCCTATAAACGTAAGAATGAGCAAACGTTAAGGGGAGATAGAGAGCACCGTGCGGAGGATGAGTGGGGGAGCCAGGGGAGGAGGGGCCCCCCCGAGGGCGGCAGCTCTGGCGGCTACAACCAGATAAGTCATAGGAAAAACGATCGGGGGTACCACGCGGACCGGTTACACAACGCGGACCGATTGTACAGCGCGGATCGATCACACCACGCCGACCGATCACATCACACCGACCGATCACACCTCGGAGAGCCCACGCGACAGGGGAAGAAAGAACCCCCGCTGGGCGCAAACCAAAGCAAACCAATTCCCACGAGGAATAAGGATACCCCCGTCTTCAGCAAAAGCAACACGCCCGATGACGCGCAGCAGTGGAACATCCGCCCGGAAAAACTAGGGAGGGACTCCTCCAATGTGAGTCAAAGCGCACATAGCTTCCGCTCAGTGAATGAAAACACGTCAAACAAGGATGTAGAACTGATGAAGCAGAGGGAAAAGAAGGGACCTCCCCCCGAGAGTACCACCTCATACGAGATGCTAACCAATTTAAGCAACATAGAAATAAACGACAGCGCAGCTTTGCTAATATACGCCTGCAAGTTGTTGCTGCAAATGTGTGggaaggaaaatgaaaataaagttAAGATGAACATGTCCCTCTCGTCGGTTGAAATGTTAAGAGAGATAAAAAAcagaaataggaaaaatgtaaagttaCTCAAAATAAACATCCTAAATGAGGTACTCACGTATATGTCTCTTAACAGAGGAGGAGAGGGGGGTCCAGTTGGTACAAATGTAGGTGAGCCGAGTCTAGAAAAgcataaagaaataaagcTAGAGGAGGCCTGCATCGACATAGAAAACGTGGGCATAAGCATCATAATAAAAGTTATCCACATAAAGAATGTGAAGAATTTACTCATGAAGTGTCTGTTTCAACAGGGTAAGGGCAGCGCACGGGGGGGAGATGGAATAGGCGTAGGAAGAGGCATAAAGAAAAGTGACTGGGGAAATGTCGAGGATAAAAAAGGCGCGCGTGTGCAAATCCCGTATGGGTATCGACCCACCGGGGGGACAGACGGCAGCGGGAGTAACACGTACAACTCGCTTCTgcaagaaaatgaaaaaaaaaaaaaaaaaattcttaacCAAAGTCATGCCATGGAGTATGAAGCAAAGTATGGAGAGGGTgcccaaggggggaacaaataTAGCCAAAGTGACGAGGCCAAACATGCTAACAACAGTAGTGGGAGCAACAAAATAAACTATCTGGAAAATTTACTTAACGAACCAACGgcgaaggaaaagaaaataaaacaggagAAGATCAACATCCTATCGATAATCGAAGCCCCGACGGTGATTGAAGaaatgagaataaaaaaatttcaaaaaaaagaagactCTGTAAAGATTATATGCCCACATTTGACGAAAAAGGCATGCCAAAAGCACAACAAAGAATGCAACAAGGttcattttaagaaaattatatcCGAGCATACAGATGTGTCATTGGGAGACTGCTCCTATTTAGACACCTGCAGGCATATTGAAACGTGCAAATTCGTTCATTACGCGGTGGATAAAGACGACCAGGTAGTAGGCACCCATCAAGAATGTGTAAGCGAGAAGAAAGTGCACATTTTCAGCATGACGGATAATACCTACGGACCGCAGTGGATACGATGCGATTTAAGAAACTTTGACTTGAGTATCTTCAACCAGTACGTTAGTGTGGTGATGGCAGACCCTCCGTGGGACATCCATATGGATTTACCTTACGGGACGATGACAGATAATGAAATGAAGCTGCTACCTGTGCAGCTGATACAAGATGAAGGCATGATCTTTTTGTGGGTCACTGGTAGGGCCATGGAATTGGCAAGGGAGTGCCTGCAAATATGGGGTTACAAAAGGGTGGAAGAAATTTTATGGGTCAAAACGAATCATTTGCAAAGGATCATAAGAACGGGTAGGACTGGCCACTGGCTTAATCATTCTAAGGAGCATTGCCTAGTTGGCATCAAGGGAAACCCCGTTGTTAACAGAAATATCGACTGCAACGTTATCGTGTCGGAGGTGAGAGAAACTTCTAGGAAGCCCGACGAAATTTACTCCCTCATAGAGCGAATGTGCCCtcagaatttaaaaatcgaGCTTTTCGGGAGGCCCCACAACATCAGGAGCAACTGGATCACCCTGGGGAACCAGCTGAACGGCGTGGTTTTGCACCACCCCCAGATTAAGGAGAGGTATAATAAGATCGCCGCCAAGTTCAGCATGCCGCTCTGCGGGGAGTAG
- a CDS encoding hypothetical protein, conserved (encoded by transcript PVX_081780A) encodes MRKIWTPIRRTEDQKAIKNNYDEETKENFEKSLPKDFIENNRNNRIPYFEIKEATLIEQKEKKEAQKILALELRDKCRAEIDDYVECSVGRLWTILRCKDVMLKMRKCLKKYENLEYVKFRERQIIEERKRNGTSLHRSDERARYNRFVYTDKEKGWVPERQY; translated from the exons atgaggaaaatatgGACCCCCATAAGAAGAACAGAAGATCAGAAGGCGATAAAGAACAACTACGATGAAGAAACGAAGGagaattttgaaaaatcgcTCCCAAAGGattttatagaaaataaCAGGAACAACAGGATCCCATACTTCGAAATTAAGGAAGCCACTT TGATCGagcagaaggaaaagaaggaagctCAGAAAATACTGGCCCTGGAGTTACGAGACAAatgcag GGCCGAAATTGACGACTACGTGGAGTGCTCGGTGGGAAGGCTGTGGACAATTCTGCGATGCAAAGATGTGATGCTTAAAATGAGGAAGTGCTTGAAGAAGTATGAAAATCTGGAG TATGTGAAGTTCAGGGAAAGGCAAATTATCGAGGAGCGGAAGAGGAACGGAACGAGTCTGCACAGATCGGACGAGCGGGCCAGATACAACAGATTTGTTTACAc GGACAAAGAAAAGGGCTGGGTCCCGGAAAGGCAATATTGA
- a CDS encoding hypothetical protein, conserved (encoded by transcript PVX_081790A), which translates to MEEPQCNILYEHMNEEKKIKLINVAKEVYHNINNNKINSWRCATIALRDKIKEVFDFNEKGWHIIIGYKFGFFCTHEVYNALHFKLDHVEFLIFKHG; encoded by the coding sequence ATGGAGGAACCCCAATGTAACATTCTGTATGAACATATgaacgaggaaaaaaaaataaagctaaTAAATGTGGCAAAGGAAGTGTACCACAacataaataacaataaaataaattcctGGAGATGCGCGACGATAGCTTTGCgagacaaaataaaagaagttttcgattttaatgaaaagggATGGCATATTATTATAGGATATAAGTTTGGCTTCTTCTGTACCCACGAAGTGTACAATGCTTTACATTTTAAGTTAGACCACGTGGAGTTTCTCATTTTCAAGCACGGCTAA